Genomic segment of Ignavibacteriales bacterium:
CATCAACTATGCCGAGCAATTTTCTTTCCTCATCAACGACGGGGAAGGCTAAAAATTTATAAGTTACAAAGAACTCGCAGGCATCATAAACCGTTGCCGTCTTTGGAAGAGCGGCAACACGCTTAACCATTAACTCTTCTATTTTCTGTTCCGGTTTCCCGGTCAACAATCTTCTTGTTGGCAGAACACCGACAAGTTTTTTCTCATCGTCAACAACATAAAAGTAAACTATTCTTTCGCCAAGACCTTCTTCTCTAATTTTCTTTAGCGTTTCTTCAACGGATAAATTTTTATCGAGCGCGGTAAAATCTTTTCGCGCATGATCTAAAACCGGTTGATTATATGTTTGTTTGTCGTGCATTCCTCTTTTTCTTTGTCGTTGCGGGTCCGGCATTGCCGGGACTCCTCGCAATGACAATGTTAAATATCCAAGTTCGCGTACTTAGCGTGTTTCTCAATGAACGCTCGGCGCGGTTCAACTGCGTCGCCCATCAAAGTTTCAAAAATTTTATCTGCGGCTGCGGCGCTTTCCAAATTAACTTGCAGCACCGTGCGTGTTTCGGGATTCATTGTTGTTGACCACAATTGTTCAGGGTTCATTTCACCCAAACCTTTGTAGCGTGAGATCTGAATTCCCTTTGTTGAAGTTGTGCCTTCGCTTTCTTCCGCCTCTTCGCCTTCAACAACAATCACTTCTTCTTTTCCTTTTAAATCTGCTTTGAACCGTTTCAAAATTTTATCGCGTTCGTCATCATCGAAAGCATAATGTTCTTCTTTTCCTTTTTTAATTTTGTAAAGCGGCGGCTGTGCAATGTAAACTTTGCCGGACGTGATCAATTCTTTCATGTGGCGGTACAAAAACGTTAAGAGTAAAGTCCGGATGTGGCTTCCGTCCACGTCTGCATCTGTCATTAAAATAATTTTTCCGTAGCGCGCTTTTTCATGATCGAACTCTTCGCCAATTCCTGCGCCGATCGCAGAGACCATCGCCTGAATTTCTATGTTCTCTAAAATTTTATTGATCTTCGCTTTCTCAACATTCAAAATTTTTCCCTTGATCGGAAGTATCGCCTGGAATCTTCTATCGCGTCCCATCTTTGCAGAACCGCCCGCGGAATCTCCTTCGACAATGTATATCTCGCAATGCTCTGGATCGTTGATTGAACAATCTGCAAGTTTGCCCGGTAAGTGCATCGTGTCGAGAGCATTTTTTCTACGAACAAGTTCGCGTGCTTTGCGTGCGGCTTCGCGTGCTTCTGCTGCGCGCATACATTTATCAATTATCTTTTTTGCTATCGCACTATTCTCTTCCAGAAACTCTGAAAGTTTTTCTCCTACTAAAGTTTCTACTGCCGATTTAACTTCTCCATTACCAAGTTTAGTTTTTGTCTGTCCTTCGAACTGCGGTTCCATCACTTTAATGGAAATTACCGCTGTCAATCCTTCTTTGAAATCGTCACCCGTTAAAGTTATTTTGTTGCTGTCTTTGATGAGTCCGTTCTTGTATGCGTAGTTGTTAAGTGTTCTTGTGAGCGCGGTTCTAAAGCCGACGAGGTGTGTTCCGCCTTCTATCGTGTTAATGTTGTTCACATACGAGTGAACATTTTCGGAATATGAATCGCTGTACTCAAACGCGATTTCAACTGGCGTGTTATCTTTCTCTCCTTCGATATAAACCGGTTTGTGAATGGGCGAGCGGTTTTCGTCAAGATATTTTACAAAATCTATTAATCCGCCTTTGAACTTGTAAACTTCTTCCTGGTCGTCCGCTTCGTCTTTCAATGTCATCGTAACTTCTTTGTTGAGATATGCAAGCTCGCGCAGTCTTTCGGCAACAGTATCAAAGTGAAATTTTATTGTCTTGAAAATTTCTTTATCCGGCATGAATGTAGTTTTGGTTCCGGTGTTTTCGCTTTTATATGTTCCTGTTTGTTTTACCGAGGCTTTCGGGATACCGCGTTTGTATTCCTGCGTATAGATTTTTCCGTCCCGTTTCACTTCTACAACAAGCCACTCCGAAAGCGCATTCACAACAGAAACACCAACGCCGTGAAGCCCGCCGGAAACTTTATAAGAATTTTTATCAAACTTTCCTCCCGCATGAAGAACTGTCATAACAA
This window contains:
- the gyrB gene encoding DNA topoisomerase (ATP-hydrolyzing) subunit B, which gives rise to MAKEKVKDTAAKQEEYNAKSINVLKGLEAVRKRPAMYIGDIGSRGLHHLITEVVDNSIDEALAGYNDRVIVTIHKDQSVTVEDRGRGIPVDMHPEEKKSALEVVMTVLHAGGKFDKNSYKVSGGLHGVGVSVVNALSEWLVVEVKRDGKIYTQEYKRGIPKASVKQTGTYKSENTGTKTTFMPDKEIFKTIKFHFDTVAERLRELAYLNKEVTMTLKDEADDQEEVYKFKGGLIDFVKYLDENRSPIHKPVYIEGEKDNTPVEIAFEYSDSYSENVHSYVNNINTIEGGTHLVGFRTALTRTLNNYAYKNGLIKDSNKITLTGDDFKEGLTAVISIKVMEPQFEGQTKTKLGNGEVKSAVETLVGEKLSEFLEENSAIAKKIIDKCMRAAEAREAARKARELVRRKNALDTMHLPGKLADCSINDPEHCEIYIVEGDSAGGSAKMGRDRRFQAILPIKGKILNVEKAKINKILENIEIQAMVSAIGAGIGEEFDHEKARYGKIILMTDADVDGSHIRTLLLTFLYRHMKELITSGKVYIAQPPLYKIKKGKEEHYAFDDDERDKILKRFKADLKGKEEVIVVEGEEAEESEGTTSTKGIQISRYKGLGEMNPEQLWSTTMNPETRTVLQVNLESAAAADKIFETLMGDAVEPRRAFIEKHAKYANLDI